From one Nonomuraea polychroma genomic stretch:
- a CDS encoding GntR family transcriptional regulator codes for MTITNPLRNPPLGDQLLAQLRSLIVRGELSVGTHLVEGRIAERFGVSRGPVRDALRQLEIEGLVETRKRGVFVRGLSDHDLVELYSLRGALEGLAIREAIARLDAADWTPVDEAVEQMRAAATAPDAAKFAAADLDFHSGFYTIGDNRWLTAAWELHRPLFATVLEITNTDRDLVPVAEDHAYLRDVVRSGDVEAALAALTDHLHGSCSRIRVTLSERARPQPAF; via the coding sequence GTGACGATCACCAATCCGTTGCGTAATCCCCCGCTCGGAGACCAGCTGCTCGCCCAGCTCCGCTCGCTCATCGTGCGTGGCGAGCTGAGCGTCGGCACACACCTGGTCGAGGGCAGGATCGCGGAGCGCTTCGGGGTGAGCCGCGGGCCGGTCCGCGACGCGCTGCGCCAACTCGAGATCGAGGGGCTGGTCGAGACCCGTAAGCGAGGCGTCTTCGTGCGCGGGTTGTCCGACCACGACCTCGTGGAGCTCTACTCGTTGCGCGGCGCTCTGGAGGGCCTGGCCATCCGGGAGGCCATCGCCCGGCTCGACGCCGCCGACTGGACCCCGGTCGACGAGGCCGTCGAGCAGATGCGAGCGGCCGCCACCGCGCCCGACGCCGCCAAGTTCGCCGCCGCCGACCTCGACTTCCACAGCGGCTTCTACACGATCGGCGACAATCGCTGGCTCACCGCCGCCTGGGAGCTGCACCGGCCGTTGTTCGCGACCGTGCTGGAGATCACCAACACCGACCGCGACCTGGTCCCGGTCGCCGAGGACCACGCCTACCTGCGCGATGTCGTGCGTTCCGGCGACGTCGAGGCCGCGCTGGCCGCACTCACCGACCACCTCCACGGCTCCTGCAGCCGGAT